A stretch of Malus sylvestris chromosome 11, drMalSylv7.2, whole genome shotgun sequence DNA encodes these proteins:
- the LOC126588714 gene encoding osmotin-like protein isoform X2 yields the protein MAPSRSYSRSLSLISATTLLILSVTFLILSTVAHATKHPQSILTVVNNCPFPIWPAIQPNSGHPVLERGGFFLKPFNHRSFPAPIQPWSGRIWARTHCTQKGPRLSCLTGDCGGRLQCNGAGGAAPSTLAQIDLHQGGPRDLFSYGVSLVDGFNVPMTVTPHKGQGRCPVVGCKADLLATCPDRLKVKSPKGVVACKSGCEAFGTDKLCCRNHYNSPQTCRASSYSQFFKHACPTTFTFAYDSPPLMHQCSSPRELKVIFCP from the coding sequence ACATTCCTGATCCTCTCCACCGTTGCCCACGCCACTAAGCATCCACAATCCATCCTGACTGTCGTCAACAACTGCCCCTTCCCCATCTGGCCCGCCATCCAGCCCAACTCCGGCCACCCCGTCCTTGAACGCGGCGGCTTCTTCCTCAAACCCTTCAACCATCGCTCCTTCCCCGCCCCCATCCAGCCCTGGTCCGGCCGCATCTGGGCCCGCACCCATTGCACCCAAAAGGGACCTCGCCTCTCCTGCCTCACCGGCGACTGCGGCGGCCGTCTCCAGTGCAACGGAGCCGGAGGCGCTGCCCCGTCCACCCTCGCGCAGATAGACCTCCACCAAGGCGGCCCCCGCGACCTATTCTCCTACGGCGTCAGCCTCGTCGACGGCTTCAACGTCCCCATGACCGTCACCCCTCACAAGGGGCAAGGCCGGTGCCCCGTCGTCGGTTGCAAGGCCGACCTGCTCGCCACGTGTCCCGACCGACTGAAGGTGAAGTCACCGAAGGGCGTCGTGGCGTGCAAGAGCGGGTGCGAGGCGTTCGGCACGGACAAGCTGTGCTGTCGGAACCACTACAACAGCCCCCAGACTTGTCGGGCTTCGAGCTACTCGCAGTTCTTCAAGCACGCGTGTCCCACCACCTTCACGTTCGCCTACGATAGCCCTCCGCTCATGCACCAGTGCTCGTCGCCACGCGAGCTCAAGGTCATCTTCTGTCCCTAG